Within the Poecilia reticulata strain Guanapo linkage group LG13, Guppy_female_1.0+MT, whole genome shotgun sequence genome, the region NNNNNNNNNNNNNNNNNNNNNNNNNNNNNNNNNNNNNNNNNNNNNNNNNNNNNNNNNNNNNNNNNNNNNNNNNNNNNNNNNNNNNNNNNNNNNNNNNNNNNNNNNNNNNNNNNNNNNNNNNNNNNNNNNNNNNNNNNNNNNNNNNNNNNNNNNNNNNNNNNNNNNNNNNNNNNNNNNNNNNNNNNNNNNNNNNNNNNNNNNNNNNNNNNNNNNNNNNNNNNNNNNNNNNNNNNNNNNNNNNNNNNNNNNNNNNNNNNNNNNNNNNNNNNNNNNNNNNNNNNNNNNNNNNNNNNNNNNNNNNNNNNNNNNNNNNNNNNNNNNNNNNNNNNNNNNNNNNNNNNNNNNNNNNNNNNNNNNNNNNNNNNNNNNNNNNNNNNNNNNNNNNNNNNNNNNNNNNNNNNNNNNNNNNNNNNNNNNNNNNNNNNNNNNNNNNNNNNNNNNNNNNNNNNNNNNNNNNNNNNNNNNNNNNNNNNNNNNNNNNNNNNNNNNNNNNNNNNNNNNNNNNNNNNNNNNNNNNNNNNNNNNNNNNNNNNNNNNNNNNNNNNNNNNNNNNNNNNNNNNNNNNNNgatggatggatggatggatggatggatggatggatggatggatggatggatggatggatggatggatggatggatggatggatggatggatggatacttttTGTACCATTTCCTTGTAAGCACTCTACCTCTCCCTTTATTGGTTAACGTGGTAAAGATTACATGAAATAAAGCAGCACACATAAACAGAGATTCACTTTGGACAAATGTAGCAAATAATTCTTAtgcattttgaaatattattgTATCATTTCACAGCATCGTCTACAATTTCTCTACAGAGTTCTATTTATTAGCAAAGGCAGCCCAACCTATTTACCTCCCATTCTTTTCCGTGTACTGCCGCTTTCAGATCTTTGTGGttaaaaggttttgttgctTTAGTCAACTTACATTCACCACCTCTTTACACATGGTGGGTTCACACAGTCTCAGGATGCAGTGCAGGTAGATGGTGGACTTCTCCTGGTCTCTGTGCTGAACAAAGCGGAAGGCCTCAAAGTTGAACTGTGCCACGTTAGAAAGGCCGTTGCTTGTTATAACTGTCCTTGTTGACACCTGGCAGCTGGtgaagagcaaaaatatttatatatatatattttattttttttgttagatgTCAACTCTAAGATTTGGTTTTATCCAGACTTTGCTACCCAGTGAAGAAGTTGTACTGATCCTTCTGAGTCATGTTGTAAGGACTGGGAGTCGCAAAGCAGTGATCGAGGAGGACGTGGAAACTGGAAACAGTGTTACCAAAGAgaaaattcttacattttaatCCTTTATCTATCACTTTGAGCACCTCAGAGTGAAAATATGGCAGGATTTACTCACTTTCCTGTGAGGTTAACAGCCTTcacctccacatagactttggtTCTCAGCTCAAGGCCTGTTGACGGAACCGTCAATGGATACCTGTAGTCTGTGTCCTGAGGAAATAAGGCTTGTTAAACAGGAGCAGCGACAAATTTCTTTCATTGAGTGGAATTGGACTTACATTAAAAACACCCATTTTTAGTGTTTCAATAAAGCTTCCATTATTCTGTGTGGTTGCCACAGAGACTGAGGAGCTAAAGAAAAATCAGAGAGTAGAGAAGCTTTTATGAAtgaatttttatgattttgataGTAAATCAACTGTCAAAATGCAAAGTGCTACTCACGCTACAATCTGTGTGTTGTTGATGAGATACTCCAGAGGGTATCTGCAGGAGAAGTAATAATACAGGTCTGTGGAGTAGCTGATGATCCCTGCATCCGTTTTTGGGGTATCGATGTACGATGAGATGATAACTGTCTGAATACTTGAGAAACTACTGAAGGGGCCCGAGGGGTCTGGAGCTTCATCCACGATCTGAACGTGAAAGCACAACATACACTCAGTTCATCTGCCCTTTCTTTCACCCTTAAATCTGGCAGGTAAGTGTGCGCCAACGTGCTCCAAGCGTCACGCTTTACATGCAGAGACTGGCGGCAGGAGTTGTCCACGCTGTTGTTGACGGGCAGGTGGTAACGGATGATCGGAGGCACCACGCTCTCGTCGACGGAGCCCAGGCAGGCGGTGTTGTTGTGGTTCCCATTGAGAGCCAGGTTGGAGGTGTTGAAGCCTGCCCACAGTGCCGTGCACAGGTTGACCTCTACGGTCATCATGGTGGTGCCGCATTCAATTGTCAGGTCTGAGTTATCTGGAAATGATGAACccaaaatattttcactgatTTTTGTCACtcagtttaaatgtaaatgttacacAATAACTTCACATCATTTCAAATTcatatcaggaaaaaaaaaaactgttttgttttactttgtgttggtcctaACTACGCTAGCCTATTTTGTATTACTACCACAAATAGTGAACTTTCATACAAGCTTGAATTTaatgcagattttttgtttaactGCATTGTATCTATATATTGAAGGACTTCTGAAGTTTGactttatatagatttttaaaaatttgattatCTGTACAATGCTATTCATGTCATTAATGAACTTTAACACCATTATGTATTAAAGGTAGATTACCCAATTTGTTTACttatcaatttatttgtttttggtgaggCATAATcttggtttaaaatatttacatttagtatacttctttgtttcagtttgttatatttattgtttgaatatttaaatcACCTTATACTGATTTAAGATCATTTTATTAACAAtacttaattgttttttgttttattgctgtgaTAAATGGGATTTTAATTTGTCTATATGAGTGGACTAATTTGGTGATGCAAGTCTATACATAAATTGAGTCTGACTTCAACTGTAACGTGACAGTGCAATTAAGCAGCTTTAGaactaaattgaatttaattgaatattttttaattaaatgcattttcaatGTAGTTTAGtgtcttttgttctttcttcccttctttcttctttcattgctttctttatatcttttcCCCCTTTCCTTTATGATGCAATACtttagtatatatttttatttaattttagtttaatcaGTGATTAAATGACTTGTTTACTGTCTCTGCCTTGTCACTATAACAAATTTGTTTCCTCAGTAAGTGAAAGCCAAATCTTCTCTACTATTCTTTGCCTTGTTTAGTTCAGTAGGATTTTTGTCGTTCGTTTTGCATTGCcccttgctatttttttttttgtttgtaaagtaCACTGTGCTGCTTTGTAAACAAAGATAGATAagttctttctttaaaaaaaaaaaaactctcctaAATATTAATAGATCCTTACCTGGTGTCCTCTGATACATCGTGGAGCAGTTGTACACACACAGGGCGGGCTGGAGGAACacggccagcagggggaggcAAAGGAAAAGATCCATGTTGTCTGGAGGAAACTATCAGTTTGGTTTTAGCTAAACATGAGAACATGTTGACAGAACAGCATGGGAATCCATCCACCTTTGCTAGCTTTAACATATTTAGTCAATTAAATGCACCTTTAACaacatgttaagtttttttattatcattatttccTCAGATTACTATCAATGAGTAGAATCACCAAAACATTGCAGTATTCTTCATAATCTTCTGATTGATTTAGCACGATAACACCAAAAATCACTATGCCGGCTATAAACACGATCCAGTTCAAAGTTTAGTTAAAGAGCTGCATGATGAGTTGAAGAGAGTCTTACCTTGCTGATACCTGTGCAGGTGTTTGTCCCAGAGGTAGCTGAAGGATACAGCTTTTATAGGATATATAAAACCACTGCAGCATCACTCCTCAGCCCTCCCTTTTGACTAATTATAGATGGTTGCGCAGACACAAACACTCGCTTTCTGCACCTGCCCATGCCATGACTTTTcaagaaaacagcaacagctCCTGGCATGGTTTATTGTCAGATGTTCTTCCATCAGATTATTGTGTCAGTAGATATAGATCCCTCAGGTTAAATCGTACATACTGTCTCAGGTGTCTGTCCTTAAGAAATGGTTGCTAAACACCTGATGTTACAAAGATGCTTTTTGGAAGTCATAACTGACTACAGTGCATCAGCACTCCTTCATACCTCTAATGATGAtacgaaaaagaaaaactgatgtttttttattatttgatacaaatgtttgtgtttttaatttgtattaacACCAGGATATGTAACAAATGTGGAAatgatttaaagttatttttattcagccaagaagtttgttttgataGGAAGTGATGGACACATCTCCCACAAATTGAGATGTTATGAAAGTGCaaccttttttttcaaattaattacatttttatttccagtgtaCCATAAAATGATAAAGTGAACATTATTTCTCTATTCTGACAGTACAGAAATCAAAACCTTCTAATTGCAGAGcagcattttgcattttctggGATTTAAAAAGATGAGCTCCAGGTCTTTGAGGATGAATGCCTCCTTGCCATCACTCATGATATggttagataaataaataaataaataaataaataaataaataaataaataaataaataacatttcttaattaattaattacaataaTGTCAGTGGACATGTACAATATTATTACGTGTTACATATTTTCATCTGTCAGTCATGTGATAGaatgacacttaaaaaaaatacattacgtgcagattttctgttttcacaaactGCGAACAACTTATCTTCTTTTTTGCAAAGACCACCGAATCTGTATGTCAAAACCTGGGACAACACCTACATGCGTTTCAGGCCAGCGGAGATTTCCCGTCTTAAATTGTGTATTCTTGTCTAGAGAACAAAGCTTGAAAGTTGATCACAGCTGCCATGAGGGAGAAAATGCtccttcttttttgtttatttccctAGCATCTCAGGCTGCTGCTGTGTTATCCCCACAGAGCTGTAAACCAGGTACTCTACGTAGCTGCAGGCCATAACTGCTGTTCAACTGGGGACATTCTTTGTTCATCAGAggcacagaaagaaaaggagcGCTGGAGCTTCTGCCAAAATCCTCACGGTGACAGAAGTTGTCACATTATCTATAGATGTGCCATTCTTTTGTGACCTTACTAACCCAATCTGATTTTGGTGTTTAGAAACAGGTGCATTTGTCACTCTTTATGCCAGTGAGTCATggcttcttctttatttttaattggttACTCTGCCTGCAGTGTCAAATGGAGAATATGACATGAATAATTGGGAACAGAGGCTCGAATAGAGTGTTAAAAttagtgaaaaaataaaaaataaaataaaataaaatatgataaaatcaaattaataagAGGCATGTTAGGGGGCTAGTAACTGGAAATCTTCCATTAACTCATAATTTTATCGCGTTTAAATTCTGCATCTTTCTCAGACATCTTTTACACATGCACACCCACATACATACATGTGTGTGTATTCAATATGATATGCAAACTGGTATGCAAACTGGTTCCCCTGGGCTTCAATATATATAAGCCTTTAGgcaatataattaaataatatgaaaataataattactgttTTTCAAACAGTTCAGACAGTCTTCATGATGGGATTGTTGAGCAATCTGATGGCCAGTGGGAGACAAATATTTCTGAGTCTGGCTGTTCTGCAGCGGATGCTACGGACTCACCTCCCAGACGGAAAGCGGATGAACAGACCATGGAGAGGATGGGTGGAATCAGAGAGGATCTGGTTTGCTCTGGCTAAGCAGCATCTGTGTGCAATGCTCTGGATAGGGGGGAGTGGAGCCCCAACAATCCTCTCGGCTGTCTTCACCACTCTTTGCAGAGACTTCCAGGCTGACACATTGCAGCAGACCAGATGGAGATGCCgctgtatttaaaatgtttttttagaagGTAGGATATTCTCATAAAAGGATCATCaaaatttgcttttcattttaaacagataGGATATTCTGATGAAGgaagagaagcagcaggaggttGAAATTGCCAGAATAGTGATATATGTGGTTGACTGCCCTGGtttgaaactgtattttttgaCATTCCATGGCATAAACAGTGGGTATAAAAAGTCTATTGGCTCCTGTTTAATTTCCAGGTagttaaaactttgtaaaattcTAGTGAtacatttgtccatttttatatttaagctATGTGATTTTTGGTCCTGGCTTATACTTATTGATAGGTATTTTCTCAAACCTACACATAAagaagaaccacagacaacgtatatgagcTTTCAAccaaacttctgcagaaggagaagacaCAGTGAACAGCTTCTCCAAGCTGCTCTCCATGTgttcttcagtttgtttgtctcttttattagcAAGAAAGGTGTGAAAAGGAATGGAGGGGGGGTGAAACCCACATCCTATCTTCACAGTAGGATGTGAATTCTGAAACAAAGAAGggagacacagaaactaaattaacacaGAGACAGGTTCACAGCTCAGGAGTATCCCAGGAAGATCTAAGTCACTATCTATAAGAACATGctaacataaaattacaaatgtaagaatGATAACAAACATAATCATTCTAACACTTATATTTTCAATTTCTGTGAATTAGAAACAGCAAAGGTTTTAAACGTGTAAAGTTTTCTAGCTTGAgcttatttttcaattaataaaacGATCTCAAATTACTTCAGCGGATAAATAACATTACCGACACAACAAAGCGAAACGTTCCGTGTCACACTTTATCTGCGTGAGTAATAGGGTCCAATGAGAATATCATATGAATGGAGCTGAAAACGGCATTATTCCCACCAGTTTAGCCTCTTTATGTGTACGAGTCGTATTAGTAGTGAGTTGTTGTTGAGTttagcgccctctgctggaccaAGTTAGCAAGTGCTCAAATGTCTCATTCTTTGGGTACGATTGTGATTCTGCAGCACAgcgaaaaataaatctgttccaTTCTGCCACCAGACTCAGTCGGTCAGGCTATATTTAGAGAGCAATTAGAGATTTTATGAGTAGGGGAGTAACATTTTGAGAGAGAGATTCAAGGAAAGATATCCTGCTCTAGAATTGAGAGAATTAGACTCCTGCAAAAATATTCCTCAATGGGTAAAATGCACTATTTCTCCCAATCTAACTACAGCTTAATGCTTGAAATGCTGTTATCACACACATGCTAAGTTTAAATTGATGAGactctttttctttgctttgtgaactttttaaataaaagttatgtaataaaagctgcttttattacataaaaatagcttttatataataaaaaaatgcttttatgtaataaaagctattttattacagaaaaatagCTTTCAAAGTAATATGACATCATGGAATGAACTCAGAGTGATccccatttttctttctcccccaAACAAAATCAATTGCAGATTGTTTTTGCAATTGTTGTTATTGATACAATGAACACAGGTGACTTATAAACTaacaagtattttaaagtctaatcTCTCTAACATCTTTATCTCCAACTATTCCATTTCTtgttagtttgttgtttttatgcacaattaagactaaactttttttttaacgtttatTGAACTATCATAATCAGGGGCACAGTTCTTTGAACCTGAgtatgttcattttaataactgtagattatcattattttgttcttattcTGTACTTTGGTGTTAATCTGCAAGCTTTGGTTTACCTGTCGCTCTGCTGGTGATACACCTGAGTTTCTCCTCTGAGAGGTGCAATAAAAAACCTTTTCTACTCTAGTTTCTTTTCTATTCGTCCCGCCTCATAAAACTAGTTTCCCTGAAAAAGGACTGCTTCTTTAGAGCTCAGAAACTATTCTTCCTTAGAATTCCTAGTGTTGCTTTGGACATTTTTGTTGTCGACCACAACATATTAgtggaaaataattgttttcaggaaacatttcagtcaaGGAATTAAaggaatgttgtttttgttgttttggggaATTATTGTTTcaggaaatgtaatttaaaacatattacGCCAAGATTATCTTTACTcatatataacaaaaaaaaagactaatctgTGTCTTTGTTGGCAAATCCAATGTTCCTACTTCATAGTACACGCATGTTTACATTTAATCCATCAGCAGCAGGGATTGTTTTACTGAGattacacattttattgcaaaatctAGAGCACAAAATGAAGTACAGAAAAGTACTACAGCTGTTATTTcatcttcttttctattttttgctgTTACAGCTACAGAGAAGCTTCAGTCAGCCACACTCTGGAAATGGAAACTGAACCAAAGCAATGGACAGGAAGTGAAGTCCTAAAAAAAtactgtcctcttcctcctctgtttcCTTTCCTGTTCAGAGGCAATCCCTCTTTTCTATCCCTATAACTCTTTGCATTTATCTCACTCTGTGTCCttgcttttcatctttttaccagaaacttttgttttcgCAGTAAAGTCTGACTCATATCCTCTTCCCATAAAGCTCCAGTAATTTTCTTCTCAACAGACTCCATTTACATGTGggcagaatatttaaatatgacatACGATAAGGTTACTGCACTTGCAAACAAATGTgctgacaaaactaactcagaGGCACAATAAAggatttgacagaaaaaagttgatttattacAGTTAATTGATTCAAGTGAAATTTCAGTCAATACAAACCCAAAAGTCTGTCTCTGAAAAAAACCAGAATatcataaaataccaataaaaactactttaatGCAGAAATATCATTTTTATGACTGATACAGTCATAGGGAAGACTGTTGACTTCACAacaacatatttgttttaattaagctccattaGTAGAACCAAATCTATTATTACTGGAGTCTAACAGAATTAGAGTTAATGCTAGAAAATGAAGGTATACATTCCATGCATAGAGTGTTTTATCCAATCATATTATtgggaagttgagtggaagaaaaaagtgttatACGAAAAGGCTTGTCAATGTTTAAAGAGCCGCCACACTGAGACTTACCAAGGTTATGACCTACAGAGCTCAATAATTACACTGTTGCTTCAGTCAAAGTGTTTTAACAAAAGTGCATTTTGCGCAGCATTTCAAAATCAAAGCCCCAGTACCTGGATAACTAACTATGGTTAACAAGTATGGATACAAATATCCATACTTGTAtccaaatacaattttattaaaaataataataataataataatactaaaaaatgaactgaaatcaACTCTTAAAACACATCCCTTTATGAGATGAATTTGTAAGATATCTTactattgaaattattttttcatgctAATTTATTGcgacacatttctttttttatcagttcCACTCACAGTGTGCTGCTTTTCACATTCGTATGTGTGTGAAGCAGATAGGACACACATTTGTAGCTCTTTAACACAGTCCACATGACAGAATACAGACAAAGAACTCCATTCAGGTCAATATTGCAATGCTTTACGTAAAAAACAGGATTCAGAAAAGCTTATTTGTTGCATAATGAGCGTAAATGCATAATATTCGTGTTAGtattaaacacaaaagaacCACTGATAGTTAAAAGTGTTTCTGtagttttagactttttttcttgatgcttttttttaatcagacgCCATATGCACGCCTTCAGGACTCGACCCCCTTTTCTCCCCCTCTGAACAGACTGGTCTTTTCCCATTCCCATTATTGCAGTTTTTGTATCACCGGGTTTGGAAGTGAAGTTTAGTTTCTCCCAGTTTTTGAACAGCAGCTGGGCAGAACATCGAGTGAACATGTAGAAATGGATTTTATGAGGCTTTTTGGCACCGTTATCGCCGTTTTGTTTCACCCTGGATCCGCTTCGAAAATAaatggtaagattttttttttttcgggagcggaaaaaataaaaaaaaggcagaaacgagtttcatttatatttaaagaccttcatacaaaaaaaagacaatgctttctttaaaagaaaaaaaaatctcaacgtTTTCTAACACCGAAGTAAATGAAACGCGTTTTTCGGGGTTTTACTTGAGTGGCGCAGGGAGACGAGTCTTGAAAGCAAAACCGCTGCTGAAAAAAGTCCAAAGCAAGCAGCAGTCTGCGTGTTTCATAACAATATCGAGGCAACAAACTTCTTGGAACATGTAAACAGCCGTTTCTGCCCGGGTCAGAGAGTCGCTGCTGTAATTTGACTGTGTTAGACCAGAGGATATCGCTGACTCTTGATTATAAGCAAAACAGAGACGTGAAAGCGCTTACATAACCACTCCTTCTTCATCTACTTTCTGTTTAAATCGGCAATTAAGTAGGATTTTTCAGGCAGTAA harbors:
- the LOC103474591 gene encoding zona pellucida-like domain-containing protein 1 isoform X1 — its product is MDLFLCLPLLAVFLQPALCVYNCSTMYQRTPDNSDLTIECGTTMMTVEVNLCTALWAGFNTSNLALNGNHNNTACLGSVDESVVPPIIRYHLPVNNSVDNSCRQSLHIVDEAPDPSGPFSSFSSIQTVIISSYIDTPKTDAGIISYSTDLYYYFSCRYPLEYLINNTQIVASSVSVATTQNNGSFIETLKMGVFNDTDYRYPLTVPSTGLELRTKVYVEVKAVNLTGNFHVLLDHCFATPSPYNMTQKDQYNFFTGCQVSTRTVITSNGLSNVAQFNFEAFRFVQHRDQEKSTIYLHCILRLCEPTMCKEVVNACNARRKRSLTPFGEESSNSATISVGPLYTAAADVPEAAGSAVNTVASGSAGVDASSLVVWLMFGSVVAALLPDTATGLS
- the LOC103474591 gene encoding zona pellucida-like domain-containing protein 1 isoform X2, which encodes MDLFLCLPLLAVFLQPALCVYNCSTMYQRTPDNSDLTIECGTTMMTVEVNLCTALWAGFNTSNLALNGNHNNTACLGSVDESVVPPIIRYHLPVNNSVDNSCRQSLHIVDEAPDPSGPFSSFSSIQTVIISSYIDTPKTDAGIISYSTDLYYYFSCRYPLEYLINNTQIVASSVSVATTQNNGSFIETLKMGVFNDTDYRYPLTVPSTGLELRTKVYVEVKAVNLTGNFHVLLDHCFATPSPYNMTQKDQYNFFTGCQVSTRTVITSNGLSNVAQFNFEAFRFVQHRDQEKSTIYLHCILRLCEPTMCKEVVNACNARRKRSLTPFGEESSNSATISVGPLYTAAADVPEAAGSVNTVASGSAGVDASSLVVWLMFGSVVAALLPDTATGLS